A genome region from Crossiella equi includes the following:
- the lanL gene encoding class IV lanthionine synthetase LanL, with translation MGEQGVIERRLRGLADEHGRRVHAWDRWIGVNDPVRELPGQGWKIHIAARPATILETLDRIVPVLLAHSCDFKVVRSRNHLRELNSSTLERGSVGKAVTAYPRDTEAFTALVRELGEVLAGFTGPVVNSDRRLRPDAPVYYRFGPFTPSYALNGNGALEAVVRAPDGSTRPGAAQEAFQLPDWLTDPCAEPASPAASPGGAPVLGDRYRVRVGVQRSAKGAVYRAEDLTTGAEVIVKQARAHIDEDLDGRDVRMRLRHERAILTALAEVPEIPDVLDHFRHGEDEYLVTTSAGATSLSRWVGEHGTYAAEPATGRRSLPWLARRLLGILDAVHARGVVVRDLTPTNVVLTDDGDLRLVDFEVSRFDDLQFFGWTPGFTPLRQREHPPGEPSDDYHALGATLFYAATGRDPSYVPTGPVRDVGRVQTTLELTHGGQGGVLGLVPLLLHEDPGVRTDAADRLRRGETARTTAEDRAVREAAAVFAPDTGRLAEIVSGTAALVAAHAERLMDPSGLPREVFSSPANVYYGSAGTGLELLRHLPGHAELVGRLAHWTARTLAPHPVLRGLMFGGSGTAVFLAATGAALADPELLAQASALHRRLGEGEDKTDITHGHAGLVLAELALWRHTGREEYLAAASASARRLRTDGLLEQVRATTPDYRDQPGLAGLLGFAHGLSGHTHALLTLRAATGGTGDEALLHEHLDLLAKRAGEYVGAARTGWLNQMCGSWCQGFAGIGTTLARAVSTLDRPDLLPLLDDLAEVSLATAPRLLVASQCCGLTGVGEFLLDHALLTGRPADLDRAHAVLRLLLARAGGPPEAPEFPDQSRIAGSGTWATGAAGVLSFARRLRDRTPDRLWLDVPVSPA, from the coding sequence GTGGGCGAACAGGGCGTCATCGAGCGGAGACTGCGCGGACTGGCCGATGAGCACGGCAGGCGCGTGCACGCGTGGGACCGGTGGATCGGGGTCAACGACCCGGTCCGGGAACTGCCCGGACAGGGCTGGAAAATCCACATCGCGGCCCGACCGGCCACCATTCTGGAAACCCTGGACCGCATTGTCCCGGTCCTGCTGGCGCATTCCTGCGATTTCAAGGTGGTGCGCTCCCGCAACCACCTCCGGGAGCTGAACTCCTCCACCCTGGAACGCGGCAGCGTGGGCAAGGCGGTCACCGCCTACCCCCGCGACACCGAGGCCTTCACCGCGCTGGTGCGCGAGCTGGGCGAGGTGCTGGCCGGGTTCACCGGGCCGGTGGTCAACAGCGACCGCCGCCTGCGCCCGGACGCCCCGGTCTACTACCGCTTCGGCCCCTTCACCCCCTCCTACGCGCTCAACGGCAACGGCGCGCTGGAGGCCGTGGTGCGCGCCCCGGACGGCAGCACCCGTCCCGGTGCCGCGCAGGAGGCATTCCAGCTGCCCGACTGGCTCACCGACCCGTGCGCCGAACCGGCGTCCCCGGCCGCGTCCCCGGGCGGCGCGCCGGTGCTGGGCGACCGCTACCGGGTGCGGGTCGGCGTGCAGCGCTCGGCCAAGGGCGCGGTCTACCGGGCCGAGGACCTCACCACCGGGGCCGAGGTGATCGTCAAGCAGGCCCGCGCGCACATCGACGAGGACCTGGACGGCCGCGATGTCCGCATGCGGCTGCGGCACGAGCGGGCGATCCTGACCGCGCTGGCCGAGGTGCCCGAGATCCCGGACGTGCTCGACCACTTCCGGCACGGCGAGGACGAGTACCTGGTCACCACCAGCGCCGGGGCCACCAGCCTGTCCCGCTGGGTCGGCGAGCACGGCACCTACGCCGCCGAGCCGGCCACCGGACGGCGGTCCCTGCCCTGGCTGGCCCGGCGCCTGCTGGGCATCCTGGACGCGGTGCACGCGCGCGGGGTCGTGGTGCGCGACCTGACCCCGACCAACGTGGTGCTCACCGACGACGGTGACCTGCGCCTGGTCGACTTCGAGGTCAGCCGCTTCGACGACCTCCAGTTCTTCGGCTGGACCCCGGGCTTCACCCCGCTGCGCCAGCGCGAGCACCCGCCGGGGGAACCGTCGGATGACTACCACGCGCTGGGCGCGACGCTGTTCTACGCCGCCACCGGCCGCGACCCGTCCTACGTGCCGACCGGCCCGGTGCGCGACGTGGGCCGCGTCCAGACCACCCTGGAGCTGACGCACGGCGGTCAGGGCGGGGTGCTCGGCCTGGTCCCGCTGCTGCTGCACGAGGACCCCGGGGTGCGCACCGACGCGGCGGACCGGCTGCGGCGGGGCGAGACCGCCCGCACCACCGCCGAGGACCGGGCGGTGCGCGAGGCCGCGGCCGTGTTCGCCCCGGACACCGGGCGGCTGGCCGAGATCGTCTCCGGCACCGCGGCACTGGTGGCCGCGCACGCCGAGCGGCTGATGGACCCCTCGGGCCTGCCGCGCGAGGTCTTCTCCAGCCCGGCCAACGTCTACTACGGCAGCGCGGGCACCGGCCTGGAGCTGCTGCGGCACCTGCCCGGGCACGCGGAGCTGGTGGGCCGCCTGGCGCACTGGACGGCGCGCACCCTGGCCCCGCACCCGGTGCTGCGCGGCCTGATGTTCGGCGGCAGCGGTACCGCGGTCTTCCTCGCCGCCACCGGCGCGGCACTGGCCGACCCCGAGTTGCTGGCCCAGGCCAGCGCCCTGCACCGACGGCTGGGCGAGGGCGAGGACAAGACCGACATCACCCACGGCCACGCCGGGCTGGTACTGGCCGAGCTGGCGCTGTGGCGGCACACCGGGCGGGAGGAGTACCTGGCCGCGGCCTCGGCGAGCGCGCGGCGGCTGCGCACCGACGGGCTGCTCGAACAGGTCCGGGCGACCACCCCCGACTACCGCGACCAGCCGGGGCTGGCCGGGCTGCTGGGCTTCGCCCACGGCCTGTCCGGGCACACCCACGCCCTGCTCACCCTGCGCGCGGCCACCGGCGGGACCGGCGACGAGGCCCTGCTGCACGAGCACCTGGACCTGCTGGCCAAACGCGCCGGGGAGTACGTGGGGGCGGCCCGCACCGGCTGGCTCAACCAGATGTGCGGCTCCTGGTGCCAGGGCTTCGCCGGTATCGGCACCACCCTGGCCCGCGCGGTGTCCACTCTGGACAGACCGGACCTGTTGCCACTGCTGGACGACCTGGCCGAGGTCAGCCTGGCGACCGCGCCGCGACTGCTGGTGGCCTCGCAGTGCTGCGGGCTGACCGGGGTGGGGGAGTTCCTGCTCGACCACGCCCTGCTCACCGGCCGCCCCGCCGACCTGGACCGGGCACACGCGGTGCTGCGCCTGCTGCTGGCCAGAGCCGGTGGCCCGCCGGAGGCCCCGGAGTTCCCCGACCAGTCCCGCATCGCGGGCAGCGGCACCTGGGCCACCGGCGCGGCCGGGGTGCTGTCCTTCGCCCGCAGGCTCCGTGACCGCACCCCGGACCGGCTCTGGCTGGACGTGCCGGTCAGCCCGGCTTGA
- a CDS encoding HD domain-containing protein has translation MDNQAPLISRVDQPEGVPSRLAAQIAFIVEVDRLKAVSRRSPLLAARRRENDAEHSWHLALMVPLLAEYADEPIDVGHTVKLVLVHDLVEIYAGDTPLYDTAAGADQEEREQAAADRLFAMLPPDQAAEFRALWEEFEARQTPEARFGKAMDRLQPLLLNFNGQGGTWRTPGVTDEVVRARKSVIGDASTPLWTYAQQLIALGAERGWVARAGSPVE, from the coding sequence TGTGCCGTCCCGGCTGGCCGCGCAGATCGCGTTCATCGTCGAGGTTGACCGGCTCAAGGCCGTGTCGCGGCGCAGTCCGCTGCTGGCCGCGCGGCGGCGGGAGAACGACGCCGAGCACTCCTGGCACCTCGCGCTCATGGTGCCGTTGCTCGCCGAGTACGCCGACGAGCCCATCGACGTCGGGCACACCGTGAAGCTGGTCCTGGTGCACGACCTGGTGGAGATCTACGCCGGGGACACCCCGCTCTACGACACCGCCGCGGGAGCGGACCAGGAGGAACGCGAGCAGGCCGCCGCCGACCGGCTCTTCGCCATGCTGCCGCCCGACCAGGCCGCCGAGTTCCGGGCGCTGTGGGAGGAGTTCGAGGCCAGGCAGACCCCCGAGGCGCGGTTCGGCAAGGCCATGGACCGGCTCCAGCCGCTGCTGCTGAACTTCAACGGGCAGGGCGGCACCTGGCGGACTCCCGGGGTCACCGACGAGGTCGTGCGTGCCCGCAAGTCCGTTATCGGCGACGCCTCGACCCCGCTGTGGACCTACGCCCAGCAGCTCATCGCGCTCGGCGCCGAACGCGGCTGGGTGGCCCGCGCGGGCTCGCCGGTCGAGTAG
- a CDS encoding ferritin-like domain-containing protein, whose protein sequence is MSYLGWPRLHFAGRFQADVATVNNVLAYYDNNLFEPRFQRPQVRPLDMNGLWNPRGTGSFRLRDCRITSVLLPDGSSPADPLVGGLVAEDNRRVNAKMVDLDPQQQLATAIYGLTLRLVTPAGVELCRGAFAPAALEDFWVRWAVQGQQPDPASAYQSVLTDLQWADHLDSPFARALREAAGDGPLSVKFNVDGTDIDPDRPDTVTFGRITGTVGVHHEGEARHFLAARRLRRVPGSPFNQAPCEVGADGRVFLDLGNSIPTTGRGGPLVPVGPLWLAVPGPDGRPRPLAELSGLDGDHYRLRASVLTAQLTPAQLAEAADAPLALVGAEGTALLAEHPSGEFARADGPVLRLSPEESTTATVHVTRFGRPAPGVRLYLGPANPVLDHPAEVVTDERGRAAVPFTGHDPGNPRGPLDGQLVQPNYGFADRPGVPEGRFSVRVYDAHPVPERPTWVADVQPILQQYANLFPVMRDILDLGNHQHVLTHRSSVRASLLQPLDSPNHMPATRDLSPAKRDVVVRWLDSGPRPPVLEIPDVAALREVLQQALLVEQAVIPPYLTALFSLKPDRNTEIAEIIRGVVREEMLHLALVANLLNAVGGTPRIGRPGLVPTYPNRLPGSVLPELVVRLRACSIEHVREVFMAIEAPEHPVVDGERFTGAVINTDELALARDGSLVTDATAHGEALASWFTRAEYDPLTIGWFYNQIARAICRLDAEGELFTGDPARQLVWPDAPGTLYRVTDRTTALLAIYEIIEQGEGSPGEAGEFGHYYRFQEIVEGRRLIQDPGGNWVFEGEEVPFDPDGVFPMADDPDSYRLPAGSLVRRESLLCDEFHTNMLTALDRVVNGHPEELFDAVALMFAVEVQAKKLLAMPHPGEPGRVAGPAFQSPGIRTG, encoded by the coding sequence ATGTCCTATCTCGGGTGGCCCCGGCTGCACTTCGCCGGTCGTTTCCAGGCCGACGTCGCCACGGTCAACAACGTCCTCGCCTACTACGACAACAACCTGTTCGAGCCCCGGTTCCAACGACCGCAGGTGCGGCCGCTGGACATGAACGGGCTGTGGAACCCCCGGGGCACCGGCTCCTTCCGCCTGCGGGACTGCCGGATCACCTCGGTCCTGCTGCCCGACGGCAGCAGCCCGGCGGACCCGCTCGTCGGCGGCCTGGTGGCCGAGGACAACCGGCGCGTCAACGCCAAGATGGTCGACCTCGACCCGCAGCAGCAGCTGGCCACCGCGATCTACGGCCTCACGCTGCGCCTGGTCACCCCGGCCGGGGTGGAGCTGTGCCGGGGTGCGTTCGCCCCCGCCGCGCTGGAGGACTTCTGGGTGCGCTGGGCGGTGCAGGGCCAGCAGCCCGACCCGGCCTCGGCCTACCAGTCGGTGCTGACCGACCTCCAGTGGGCCGACCACCTGGACTCCCCGTTCGCCCGGGCCCTGCGCGAGGCCGCCGGGGACGGGCCGCTGTCGGTGAAGTTCAACGTGGACGGTACGGACATCGACCCCGACCGCCCGGACACGGTGACCTTCGGCCGCATCACCGGCACCGTCGGCGTGCACCACGAGGGCGAGGCCCGGCACTTCCTCGCCGCCCGCAGGCTGCGCCGCGTACCGGGCAGCCCGTTCAACCAGGCCCCGTGCGAGGTCGGCGCGGACGGCCGGGTGTTCCTCGACCTGGGCAACAGCATCCCCACCACCGGCCGCGGCGGACCGCTGGTACCGGTGGGCCCGCTGTGGCTGGCCGTGCCCGGACCCGACGGACGGCCCCGGCCGCTGGCCGAGCTGTCCGGCCTGGACGGTGACCACTACCGCCTGCGCGCCAGTGTGCTCACCGCACAGCTCACCCCGGCGCAGCTCGCCGAGGCCGCCGACGCCCCGCTGGCCCTGGTCGGCGCCGAGGGCACGGCGCTGCTGGCCGAGCACCCCAGCGGCGAGTTCGCCCGCGCCGACGGCCCGGTGCTGCGCCTGTCGCCGGAGGAGAGCACCACCGCGACCGTGCACGTCACCCGCTTCGGCCGCCCCGCACCCGGCGTGCGGCTCTACCTCGGTCCCGCCAACCCGGTGCTGGACCACCCGGCCGAGGTGGTCACCGACGAGCGCGGGCGCGCGGCGGTCCCATTCACCGGCCACGACCCCGGCAACCCGCGCGGCCCGCTGGACGGGCAGCTGGTGCAGCCGAACTACGGTTTCGCCGACCGGCCCGGCGTGCCCGAGGGGCGGTTCAGCGTGCGCGTCTACGACGCCCACCCGGTGCCGGAGCGGCCGACCTGGGTGGCCGACGTGCAGCCGATCCTCCAGCAGTACGCCAACCTCTTCCCGGTCATGCGCGACATCCTCGACCTGGGCAACCACCAGCACGTGCTCACCCACCGCTCCTCGGTGCGGGCCAGCCTGCTGCAACCGCTGGACTCGCCCAACCACATGCCCGCCACGCGCGACCTGTCCCCGGCCAAACGCGATGTGGTGGTGCGCTGGCTGGACTCCGGGCCCCGGCCGCCGGTGCTGGAGATCCCGGACGTGGCCGCGCTGCGGGAGGTGCTGCAACAGGCGCTGCTGGTCGAGCAGGCGGTGATCCCGCCGTACCTGACCGCGCTGTTCTCCCTCAAACCCGACCGCAACACCGAGATCGCCGAGATCATCCGCGGTGTGGTGCGCGAGGAGATGCTGCACCTGGCGCTGGTGGCCAACCTCCTCAACGCCGTCGGCGGCACCCCGCGCATCGGCAGGCCGGGCCTGGTGCCCACCTACCCGAACCGGCTGCCCGGCTCGGTGCTGCCGGAGCTGGTGGTGCGCCTGCGCGCCTGCTCGATCGAGCACGTGCGCGAGGTGTTCATGGCCATCGAGGCGCCCGAGCACCCGGTGGTGGACGGCGAACGCTTCACCGGCGCGGTGATCAACACCGACGAGCTGGCCCTGGCCCGGGACGGCAGCCTGGTCACCGACGCCACCGCGCACGGGGAAGCGCTGGCCTCGTGGTTCACCCGCGCCGAGTACGACCCGCTGACCATCGGCTGGTTCTACAACCAGATCGCCCGCGCCATCTGCCGCCTGGACGCCGAGGGCGAACTGTTCACCGGCGACCCGGCCCGGCAGCTGGTCTGGCCGGACGCCCCGGGCACGCTCTACCGGGTCACCGACCGCACCACCGCGCTGCTGGCGATCTACGAGATCATCGAACAGGGCGAGGGCAGTCCCGGGGAAGCGGGCGAGTTCGGGCACTACTACCGGTTCCAGGAGATCGTGGAGGGCCGCAGGCTCATCCAGGACCCGGGCGGCAACTGGGTCTTCGAGGGCGAGGAGGTGCCCTTCGACCCGGACGGGGTGTTCCCGATGGCCGACGACCCGGACAGCTACCGCCTGCCCGCGGGGTCGCTGGTGCGCCGGGAGTCGCTGCTGTGCGACGAGTTCCACACCAACATGCTCACCGCGCTGGACCGGGTGGTGAACGGGCACCCGGAGGAGCTCTTCGACGCGGTGGCGCTGATGTTCGCGGTGGAGGTGCAGGCCAAGAAGCTGCTGGCCATGCCGCACCCGGGCGAGCCCGGCCGGGTGGCCGGGCCCGCGTTCCAGTCGCCGGGGATCAGGACGGGGTGA
- a CDS encoding class I SAM-dependent methyltransferase, which yields MPPHALLRRLARAERRFTEHRRAAAGRWFDLRLGVRTETGLVHQTRVDGGTPYQPSWPGLVRRTARLLRLGPGDVVLDAGSGLGRVPFALAACSPVRTAIGVEADRELHEAALRNLGAVRTRLPGRDIRLRHGDVTAQALPDEVTVVYLFNPFDRAGTARLLERIEESLARRPRTLTVAYLCPAHGEVFTGAGFRLATPTPYLHLYRR from the coding sequence ATGCCGCCTCACGCGCTCCTGCGCCGCCTCGCCCGCGCCGAGCGGCGGTTCACCGAGCACCGGCGCGCGGCCGCCGGGCGGTGGTTCGACCTGCGGCTGGGGGTGCGCACCGAGACCGGGCTGGTGCACCAGACGCGGGTTGACGGCGGGACGCCCTACCAGCCCAGCTGGCCGGGGCTGGTGCGGCGCACCGCGCGGCTGCTGCGGCTGGGGCCGGGGGACGTGGTGCTGGACGCCGGGTCGGGGCTGGGGCGGGTGCCGTTCGCGCTGGCCGCCTGCTCGCCGGTGCGCACCGCGATCGGGGTGGAGGCCGACCGGGAGCTGCACGAGGCCGCGCTGCGCAACCTCGGTGCGGTGCGCACCCGGTTGCCGGGCAGGGACATCCGGCTGCGGCACGGTGACGTGACCGCGCAGGCCCTGCCGGACGAGGTGACCGTGGTGTACCTGTTCAACCCCTTCGACCGCGCCGGTACCGCGCGGCTGCTGGAGCGGATCGAGGAGAGCCTGGCCCGCAGGCCCCGGACCCTGACCGTGGCCTACCTGTGCCCGGCGCACGGGGAGGTCTTCACCGGGGCCGGGTTCCGGCTGGCCACGCCGACGCCGTACCTGCACCTGTACCGCCGCTGA
- a CDS encoding 2'-5' RNA ligase family protein: MTPLVLTARVDQDTQDRWDALRTKWFPPERLLVGAHLTLFHALPGEHLPRVLADLREVLPQPFTALAGAPYSLGGGVALRVESAELLALHRELRRRWAPWLTRQDGQPLRPHVTVQNKVSADTARATLAALTAEWRPRRVQVLGVAVWDYLGGPWRARATVDCPDTR, encoded by the coding sequence GTGACGCCACTGGTCCTCACCGCGCGAGTGGACCAGGACACCCAGGATCGCTGGGACGCCTTGCGCACCAAGTGGTTCCCGCCGGAGCGGCTGCTGGTCGGCGCGCACCTCACGCTCTTCCACGCCCTCCCCGGCGAACACCTCCCCCGGGTCTTGGCGGACCTGCGGGAGGTGCTGCCCCAGCCGTTCACCGCCCTGGCCGGGGCGCCGTACTCCCTCGGCGGCGGGGTGGCGCTGCGGGTGGAGTCCGCCGAGCTGCTCGCGCTGCACCGGGAACTGCGCCGCCGCTGGGCACCCTGGCTGACCCGCCAGGACGGCCAGCCGCTGCGCCCGCACGTCACCGTGCAGAACAAGGTCTCCGCCGACACCGCCCGCGCCACCCTGGCCGCGCTCACCGCCGAGTGGCGGCCGCGGCGGGTCCAGGTGCTCGGGGTGGCGGTGTGGGACTACCTGGGCGGGCCGTGGCGGGCACGGGCCACGGTGGACTGCCCGGACACGCGGTAG
- a CDS encoding response regulator, with protein MGDTAASAVLVVEAGALPPPHLRELRRTSWVRAAHELAAGDDVLDAVELLRPDLVVLPWQRTGADSLQVLRRLRDPGRHQPDVVLTATGLDLASALAARRLGVVCVLRRPFTAADLLVRLEAWWLELWLARTLPDPAQLSQPQLDRLLHRTRASGAATPKGIAPHTLRLVAGALRGSGQELEVKELARSCGLSEVATRRYLNHLTDLGKAELRTRYGSPGRPAGRYHWVG; from the coding sequence ATGGGTGACACCGCCGCGTCCGCCGTGCTCGTCGTGGAGGCCGGTGCGCTGCCGCCGCCGCACCTGCGCGAGCTGCGGCGCACCAGCTGGGTGCGCGCCGCGCACGAGCTGGCGGCCGGGGACGACGTGCTCGACGCCGTGGAGCTGCTGCGGCCGGACCTCGTGGTGCTGCCCTGGCAGCGCACCGGCGCGGACAGCCTCCAGGTGCTGCGCAGGCTGCGCGACCCGGGCAGGCACCAGCCCGACGTGGTGCTGACCGCGACCGGGCTGGACCTTGCCTCGGCGCTGGCGGCACGGAGGCTGGGCGTGGTGTGCGTGCTGCGCAGGCCCTTCACCGCCGCGGACCTGCTGGTGCGGCTGGAGGCCTGGTGGCTGGAGCTGTGGCTGGCACGCACGCTGCCCGACCCGGCGCAGCTGTCCCAGCCGCAGCTGGACCGGCTGCTGCACCGCACCCGCGCCTCGGGTGCGGCCACGCCCAAGGGCATCGCGCCGCACACGCTGCGGCTGGTGGCCGGGGCACTGCGGGGCAGCGGGCAGGAGCTGGAGGTCAAGGAGCTCGCGCGCTCCTGCGGCCTGTCCGAGGTGGCCACCCGCCGCTACCTCAACCACCTAACCGACCTGGGCAAGGCCGAGCTGCGCACCCGCTACGGCAGCCCGGGCCGGCCCGCGGGCCGCTACCACTGGGTCGGCTGA